One part of the Vitis riparia cultivar Riparia Gloire de Montpellier isolate 1030 chromosome 6, EGFV_Vit.rip_1.0, whole genome shotgun sequence genome encodes these proteins:
- the LOC117917095 gene encoding histidinol-phosphate aminotransferase, chloroplastic-like, whose translation MGKGTRKEISDFLRPQSPRSLRSHRLHNSTPFPRSIEVLSSRLGSKPEDIIKLDANENPYSPPLEVFEALGSLKFPYVYSDPESCRLHAALAKDLGIESDYILAGCGTDELIDLIMRCVLDPGDKVVDCPPIFTMYEFDAAVNGALVLKVPRNSDFSLNVELTADVVQKEKPKCIFLTSPNNPDESIINDEILLKILDLPIFFVLDEAYIEFSGIKSRMGWVKKFENLIVLRTFSKRAGLAGLRVGYGAFPLSIIGYLWRAKQPYNVSVAAEVSACAALLNPTYLEKVKEALVQERDRLYKLLKEVPFLNPFPSYSNFILCEVMSGMDAKKLKDDLAKMGVMIRYYNNKELKGHVRVSIGKPEHTDALMACLNSLS comes from the exons ATCTCTGATTTCCTCCGCCCACAATCCCCACGGTCTCTCCGCTCTCACCGCTTGCACAATTCTACTCCGTTCCCACGGTCTATTGAG gTTTTGTCATCGCGTCTTGGTAGCAAGCCTGAAGATATTATCAAGCTAGATGCAAATGAAAACCCTTATAGTCCACCCCTAGAG GTCTTCGAAGCTTTGGGGTCATTGAAATTCCCATATGTTTATTCTGATCCTGAAAGCTGTCGTTTACATGCTGCACTTGCAAAAGATTTGGGCATTGAGTCTGATTATATTCTTGCAGGATGTGGTACAGATGAGCTCATTGATTTGATTATGAG ATGTGTACTGGATCCTGGAGACAAGGTTGTGGACTGCCCGCCAATTTTCACAATGTATGAATTTGATGCTGCTGTTAATGGGGCACTTGTTCTCAAAG TACCGAGGAATTCAGACTTCAGCCTGAATGTAGAACTCACTGCTGATGTTGTTCAGAAGGAGAAACCAAAATGCATATTCCTAACTTCTCCTAACAATCCAGATGAAAG TATAATCAATGATGAAATTCTTTTGAAGATCCTTGACTTGCCTATTTTTTTTGTGCTGGATGAAGCATACATTGAGTTTTCGGGAATCAAGTCTAGGATGGGATGGGTGAAGAAGTTTGAGAATTTAATTGTCCTGAGGACATTTAGTAAAAGAGCTG GACttg CTGGACTCCGTGTGGGATATGGAGCATTTCCTTTGAGCATTATAGGGTATCTTTGGAGGGCAAAGCAACCATATAATGTTTCTGTAGCTGCTGAAGTTTCTGCATGTGCGGCATTGCTGAATCCCACCTATTTAGAG AAGGTGAAAGAAGCTTTGGTACAAGAGCGGGATAGGCTTTATAAGCTTCTGAAAGAAGTGCCATTTCTCAACCCATTTCCAAGCTattctaattttattctttgtgAGGTTATGTCTGGAATGGATGCTAAGAAGCTAAAG GATGATCTTGCGAAAATGGGCGTGATGATCCGTTACTACAATAACAAAGAACTGAAGGGTCATGTTCGCGTCTCCATCGGGAAGCCTGAACATACAGATGCCTTGATGGCTTGTCTCAATTCCCTTTCTTGA